A stretch of Porites lutea chromosome 5, jaPorLute2.1, whole genome shotgun sequence DNA encodes these proteins:
- the LOC140937818 gene encoding P protein-like — protein MSPRTRHNSICLIELNQSGDAVVVVSVSGPFVEEGEGSELNLIIGLASFSSDNNSCFGAQALSEHPKNIGVNCSSTSIEKKKNIVTREVRLQANSSVTHLMMFLNTSYPIAISFIIYEEPVTRDNQVIGALMILLVVYVLIIFELVHRATAAMVGSLAALSFLSYNNRRPSLETILTWVEWETLSLLFGMMILVAVFAKTGFFDYVALKAYKLSRGHVWGLITLLCACTAVISAVLDNVTVILLLTPVTVTLCQVLNLNPTYILIAEVIFSNIGGTATAIGDPPNVILVSNKDLCDQGIDFADFTKHLSGGIVFCVIVAYVVLRLLYRNVKIVNDDPQIIEELKREAEIWNKSAERLPVVSAEEKTVKLLLMHKAMQLEQRIRDMKKATSRQNNFQKSLRDLEKKYVIRDRVLLMKSSVVIILVIVLFFIQSFVHGLDLKVGWIAMLGAILLILLADVTHFEDLMKQVEWTTLVFFSALFILMKSLDELGLMEYLGNKSSNLIKDISEHTGDGSCKADRNQLGFAVIVILWVSALVSSFIDNIPFTTAMIPIVLELRKKNTLPLDPLVWALAMGSCLGGNGTLIGASANVVCAGLAEQYGYPITFNKFFKVGFVIMLATTFTAMIYLLISQVLPRECDSMS, from the exons GTTCAGAGCTCAATCTCATCATTGGCCTCGCAAGCTTCAGTAGCGATAATAATTCATGTTTTGGAGCACAGGCTTTATCAGAG CATCCGAAAAATATTGGTGTCAACTGTAGTTCTACatccattgaaaagaaaaagaatatagTTACCAGGGAAGTAAGATTACAGGCAAACTCAAG TGTAACGCATTTAATGATGTTTTTGAACACTTCCTATCCAATCGCAATTTCCTTTATCATATACGAGGAGCCTGTCACTCGGGATAATCAA GTTATTGGGGCATTGATGATCTTATTGGTAGTGTATGTGCTCATCATATTTGAg cttgTTCACAGGGCGACCGCTGCAATGGTGGGATCCTTAGCTGCACTTAGTTTCCTGTCGTACAACAACCGG AGACCCTCGCTGGAAACCATTTTAACATGGGTTGAGTGGGAGACTCTTTCACTGCTGTTCGGAATG ATGATTCTGGTAGCTGTGTTTGCTAAAACTGGATTTTTTGACTACGTGGCATTGAAG gcGTACAAGCTGTCAAGAGGTCATGTGTGGGGGCTCATTACTCTTCTCTGTGCTTGTACGGCGGTGATCTCTGCTGTTCTG GATAACGTGACTGTAATCCTGCTGCTGACACCTGTAACAGTCAC GTTATGTCAAGTGTTAAATCTGAATCCTACCTATATCCTGATAGCTGAAGTCATATTTTCAAACATCGGTGGAACAGCAACAG cGATTGGTGATCCGCCGAATGTTATACTGGTTTCTAACAAAGATCTTTGTGACCAA GGAATCGACTTTGCAGATTTTACCAAACACCTCAGTGGTGGAATAGTTTTTTGCGTGATAGTGGCCTACGTAGTTTTAAG gctgcTTTACAGGAATGTGAAGATCGTCAATGATGACCCACAAATCATCGAAG AGTTGAAAAGAGAAGCAGAAATCTGGAATAAGTCAGCGGAACGTCTGCCTGTTGTCTCCGCGGAGGAGAAAACTGTCAAACTATTGTTGATGCATAAGGCCATGCAACTGGAACAAAGGATCAGGGATATGAAAAAAGCAAC aTCAAGACAGaataactttcaaaaaagtctgcgAGATCTGGAAAAGAAG TATGTCATTCGAGACAGAGTACTGTTGATGAAGAGCTCTGTGGTGATCATTCTTGTtatcgttttgttttttatccagTCATTTGTACATGGCCTTGATCTTAAAGTAG GTTGGATAGCCATGCTTGGAGCTATACTCCTCATCTTGTTAGCCGACGTAACGCACTTCGAGGATCTTATGAAACAAGTGGAGTGGACAACTCTTGTTTTCTTTAGTGccttatttattttaatgaaG TCACTCGATGAACTAGGGCTCATGGAATATCTTGGTAACAAATCGTCCAACTTAATTAAG GACATAAGTGAACACACTGGCGACGGCAGTTGCAAG GCCGACCGTAATCAACTTGGTTTCGCCGTGATCGTCATTTTGTGGGTGTCAGCGCTGGTGTCCTCTTTCATAGATAACATTCCATTTACAACGGCGATG ATTCCAATCGTCTTAgagttaagaaagaaaaatactttaCCACTTGATCCTCTGGTGTGGGCGCTTGCAATGGGGTCTTGTTTGGGAG GAAATGGAACTCTGATTGGTGCATCAGCTAATGTCGTGTGCGCCGGGCTCGCAGAACAGTATGGATATCCAATCACCTTCAACAAGTTTTTCAA GGTCGGGTTTGTCATTATGCTTGCAACGACGTTTACAGCAATGATATATCTCTTGATTTCCCAAGTTTTGCCGCGAGAATGTGACTCAATGTCCTGA